The following nucleotide sequence is from Aneurinibacillus soli.
GAAGAGCAGCTTGCTTCCACGGGTATGATTGGTGCGATTGTCGGACATGTCGGAGACGGAAATTTTCATACATTATTGATGATAGATAAAACAAATCCACAGGAAGTCGAACAGGCAGAGAAAGTGAATGATTATATTGTAAACTATGCGCTTGAACGGGGTGGTACATGTACAGGCGAGCATGGAGTCGGTATCGGAAAAATAAAGTATCAAGAAAAAGAGCATGGTACCGCGCTGGATGTTATGCGAAGTATGAAAGAGATGTTTGATCCGCAAAACATCCTGAATCCGGGAAAAATTTTGCCCCTTTAAATCATAAAAGAGTGTGCGTATAATTACTTATCAGAAAAATAAAATAATACACACAAAGGGGAAGTTCTACTATGATGAGAGCAAAAAAATCACTTGTCAGTATGCTACTGATGCTCATGCTCGTGTTTCTTGCTGCCTGTGGCGGCGGGGACAAGCCAGCATCGGGAGAGAAGAAGACAGATGCGAACAAAAAGCCTGTTAACATCGGGATTACCCAAATTATTGAACATCCGGCTCTCGATGCCACACGCGAAGGGTTCATTCAGGCATTAAAAGAAAATGGATATGCAGATGCTAACATTGATTTTCAATCTGCACAGGGGGATCAAAGTACAGTAGCATCGATTGCCCAAAAGTTTACAGCGGATAAGAAGGATGCGATCCTGGCAATTTCTACACCGAGTGCACAATCTTTGGTAAAAGCGACAAAAGGAACGGATATCCCGGTATTCTTCGGGGCAATTACCGATCCGATCTCAGCGAAGTTGGTAGATAACAAAGATAAGCCGGGACACAATGTCACAGGTGCTTCTGACACACATCCAGAAGCAATCAGTAAGATGTTTGAATTAATTAAGGGATTATATCCGAATACGAAAACTGTAGGCGTGATCTACAACTCAGGGGAAGCAAACTCCGTCGTGAATGTTAAGAAAGCCAAAGAGTCTATGAATGGAATGGGCATGAAGGCAATAGAAGCAAATGCTAGCAACACATCTGAAGTGAAGCAGGCAGTAGAGTCTCTTGTTGGCAAGGTTGATGTGATTTATGTACCGAAAGATAACACAGCAGTATCCGCGATTAAAACAATTGTACAAGTAAGTGAGAAAAATAAAATCCCGTTGTTCGTTGGTGAAACAGATTCTG
It contains:
- a CDS encoding ABC transporter substrate-binding protein is translated as MMRAKKSLVSMLLMLMLVFLAACGGGDKPASGEKKTDANKKPVNIGITQIIEHPALDATREGFIQALKENGYADANIDFQSAQGDQSTVASIAQKFTADKKDAILAISTPSAQSLVKATKGTDIPVFFGAITDPISAKLVDNKDKPGHNVTGASDTHPEAISKMFELIKGLYPNTKTVGVIYNSGEANSVVNVKKAKESMNGMGMKAIEANASNTSEVKQAVESLVGKVDVIYVPKDNTAVSAIKTIVQVSEKNKIPLFVGETDSVRAGGFAGFGIDYKDHGYQLGLMAIKVLKGETKPGDMPVEYPKELKFVVNKEAAANEGIDLAKFKPILDKYKATYVEKTEKK